Proteins from a single region of Sesamum indicum cultivar Zhongzhi No. 13 linkage group LG5, S_indicum_v1.0, whole genome shotgun sequence:
- the LOC105161619 gene encoding putative receptor-like protein kinase At3g47110 has product KNLNFLGLGLNKLTGTIPPAILNLSSLVSLSLPYNQLEGTLPDDLGFTLPNLQVLNLGHNLLTGLLPTSLSNASNLVELDITGSYFNGKISIDFGGLPNLWWLILASNPLGIAESDDLKFFDSLTKCRNLKVLDLSDCQFGGTLPYSVANLSTNLLTFRLGGNELSGSINVGIENLVNLTELQLQTNKFAGGVPAVLGNLSELRLLDLSENELSGSIPPSLSKPSNLYMLRLNKNNLNGTIPLSFGNFQYLQDLDLSQNNLSGPIPKNLMKLSSLTVSLNLADNQLSGSLPSEVGQLKNLGYLDVSGNRLSGEIPVSLGSCVTLGRLDMAGNSFQGPIPSSFSSLRGLEYLNLSQNNLSGRIPGFLQRFSLKNLNLSFNQLEGQLPSDGIFSNASAFSVTGNNKLCGGIPELKLAICPKNELEKQKSHHLELKLMIPLLSGLVALVLIVSLLIICRLRKRHTAPLVSSPSEIRLFSKVTYDSLHKATDGFSSANFVGAGGFASVYKGTLESGRKIVAVKVFNVQSRGNIKSFLAECRTLRNIRHRNLVRIHTACSTIDYSGKEFKALVYEFMPNGSLERWLHGDLKEQNSNEELSGLGLSLAQRVSIAIDVASALDYLHHHCPRTIVHCDLKPSNILLDDQMVAHVGDFGLSKFIPEVLSTSQPHSSSVGIRGTIGYAPPEYGMGSNYSPEGDIYSYGILLLEMFTGKRPTDSGFEDGVNLHNFVKMALPERVVGEILDPVIGLKGGMGEEDSLMSIMRIGVACSMESPKERMNIADVIKELESIRRNLPALSRNQCSTSE; this is encoded by the exons AAGAACCTGAACTTTCTGGGGTTGGGTTTGAATAAATTAACTGGTACGATTCCTCCAGCAATCCTTAACCTATCATCTCTCGTGTCCTTGTCTCTACCATACAATCAGTTAGAAGGAACTCTGCCTGATGACCTGGGTTTTACTCTTCCCAACTTGCAAGTGCTGAATCTTGGTCATAATTTGCTGACGGGGCTACTCCCAACTTCATTGTCCAATGCTTCAAATCTTGTTGAACTTGACATTACTGGGAGTTATTTTAATGGTAaaatttcaattgattttGGAGGGTTGCCTAATCTTTGGTGGTTGATTCTTGCTTCCAATCCCCTTGGGATAGCGGAATCTGATGATTTAAAGTTCTTTGATTCCCTGACGAAATGCAGGAACTTAAAAGTGCTTGATTTGAGTGATTGCCAGTTTGGAGGAACATTACCTTATTCAGTAGCAAATTTATCGACAAATCTTTTGACATTTAGATTGGGAGGTAATGAATTATCAGGCAGTATCAATGTAGGAATTGAGAACCTGGTTAACCTGACTGAATTGCAACTGCAAACGAATAAATTCGCAGGTGGTGTTCCTGCAGTTCTAGGGAATCTCTCAGAGCTTCGGTTGCTAGATTTGTCAGAAAACGAGCTTTCAGGTTCCATTCCACCATCTCTGTCTAAGccaagtaatttatatatgctCCGTCTCAATAAGAATAACTTGAATGGAACTATTCCTCTTAGTTTTGGCAATTTCCAATACTTGCAAGATTTGGACCTGTCCCAGAATAACCTCAGCGGTCCTATACCAAAAAATCTTATGAAGCTGTCATCTCTAACTGTTTCCTTGAATCTAGCTGATAACCAATTATCTGGTTCTCTACCTTCTGAGGTGGGACAACTGAAAAACCTCGGATACCTGGATGTTTCTGGAAACAGGTTGTCCGGTGAAATTCCTGTCAGCCTAGGCAGTTGTGTGACTTTGGGGCGTCTTGATATGGCAGGAAACTCTTTCCAGGGTCCTATTCCTTCATCATTCAGTTCTCTGAGGGGTCTAGAGTACTTGAATCTTTCACAAAACAACTTATCTGGACGAATTCCAGGTTTTCTCCAAAGGTTCTCCTTGAAGAACTTGAATTTGTCTTTCAATCAGCTCGAGGGCCAGTTACCAAGTGATGGAATTTTCAGTAATGCATCTGCATTCTCTGTTACTGGCAATAATAAGCTTTGTGGGGGTATACCAGAGCTGAAACTCGCCATATGCCCAAAGAATGAGTTAGAGAAACAAAAATCTCATCATCTTGAGCTTAAGCTTATGATCCCCCTACTTTCTGGGCTTGTGGCACTGGTTTTGATAGTTTCTCTTCTCATAATATGCCGTCTGAGAAAACGGCATACGGCGCCCCTTGTATCGTCTCCATCAGAAATAAGATTGTTTTCAAAGGTCACTTATGATTCTCTACACAAAGCAACAGACGGCTTTTCTTCAGCTAATTTCGTTGGTGCTGGTGGCTTCGCATCCGTGTACAAAGGAACACTGGAATCAGGTCGAAAGATTGTTGCTGTGAAGGTGTTCAATGTCCAGAGTCGAGGGAACATCAAGAGCTTCTTGGCAGAATGCAGAACCTTAAGAAACATCCGGCACCGGAATCTAGTCAGGATCCACACTGCCTGCTCGACGATTGATTATTCAGGGAAAGAATTTAAAGCATTGGTTTACGAGTTCATGCCGAATGGCAGCCTGGAGAGGTGGCTCCATGGTGACTTGAAAGAGCAGAACTCAAACGAGGAGCTGAGTGGTTTAGGTCTAAGTCTTGCACAAAGGGTGAGCATCGCCATAGATGTGGCGTCTGCACTAGACTATCTTCATCATCATTGCCCAAGAACAATTGTTCACTGTGATCTGAAGCCAAGTAACATTCTTCTGGACGATCAGATGGTTGCCCATGTGGGAGATTTTGGCCTCTCAAAGTTCATTCCTGAAGTCTTGAGCACATCCCAACCGCACAGCAGCTCGGTCGGAATAAGGGGAACCATTGGTTACGCCCCACCAG agTATGGCATGGGAAGCAACTATTCACCAGAAGGGGACATATATAGTTATGGGATTCTTTTACTGGAGATGTTCACCGGTAAGAGGCCTACCGATAGTGGGTTTGAGGACGGAGTCAACCTCCACAATTTCGTTAAAATGGCATTGCCAGAAAGAGTAGTTGGAGAGATTTTAGACCCGGTGATAGGTTTAAAGGGTGGAATGGGCGAAGAGGATAGTTTGATGTCCATTATGAGAATTGGAGTGGCTTGTTCCATGGAATCGCCTAAGGAACGGATGAATATTGCAGATGTTATCAAGGAATTGGAATCGATTAGACGCAATTTGCCCGCATTATCCAGAAATCAATGCTCAACAAGTGAGTAA